Below is a window of Gimesia chilikensis DNA.
AGTTTTCCCAGGTAGCCGGCATCAGGAACGACGGCTTCAAAGCCATATTTGTGAGCATAATCAATGGCCTGTCTCTGATCTGCTTTCACGCCAATCCGCCCGCAGGAGAGATCCAGTTTCATTAAACGGGGCTGAGATTTTGTACTAAGTGCACTTGAAGCAAGTTGAGAAAAAGTTCCTGTGAACAGAGTGGCAGTAGCTGTCTGGAGGAATGAGCGCCGGGAAAATTGCATCGTGTTGTCCCTTTCGAAGACAAAGACAGGGAATCCCTGTGGAGTATTTTGTGACAGGTATGAATATAACTCATTCTAAATGAGCATCTTAGAAAAATAAAATGTGTTTGATGTTTTTTGGTGCTCTGACAGAGTTGGCAGCCAACTTCAGGCGTTAATTCATCCTGTTAATATGGGGGCTTCTGGTTGAAAGTGTCAGTTTGATCTGATCTGAACCCTGAGGCCTGTCAGAACATGCAGGATTCAATGAGCGGGCCGAGTTTTGTTAATAATCTCCCGGGAAAGATGTCGATTTTTCTTCTATAACCACCCCCGAAATGATCAATGTCCACCCACAACAGTGAGGTTGTGGCAGATTCAGAGACTATCAGGATCGGGAATACGCAGATTGCGTAATGTTCTCCGGTTTTGAAACAGGGCCGTTTTGTCGATGAACGCTCCGATTTCAAATGGATGAGAGCACATACTTTTATGGGAACAAACATCCGTCAGACGCACAAAGGGAATACCGTGTGCTGGCCAGATCACATCACCACGACGGGCAAGCCCGAGCGACGTCTTTTCACGGATGAGTGGATCCCGGATCAAGGATTCAGTTCAGACAAGACGGTGCCTTGCAGTTTCTTAATGAAAAGGAACGGTACCGCATGATGCGCATGCTTAAACACAGGTCCAAACAACAACTCCCGAACATGGTGGCTTCCGCCATTCTGTCTGCTGCGATTGGTGTGTTGTATTTTAGTTACGATCCATCTCCGGCTGACGCCGATCCCAACGATATGGCAGTGGTCGCTGCTCGACCGGTTCCAGTTCCGGTGATTGCTTACAAACCAACGGAACTTTCAGAGTCCAATCAGGATATCAAACAGGATGGTCAGGCTCAGACTCAGCAGCAGCCCGGTACTTTAACCGGACGGATGGCTCTGCTGATGAATCAGTTGCTGCTGGAAAAAGGCTGCCGTCTGCTGGATTCCGTCTCTAATTACACAACCACCTTCTCCAAACAGGAATACATTGGTGGTGCCCTCTCCGAGAACCAGGTTATTAACCTGAAATGTCGCCACAAGCCCTTCAGCGTTTATATGAAGTGGGTTGTAGGAGATAAAGGTCAGGAACTGCTTTACGTTGATGGTGAAAATGATCAGAAAATGCTGGTCAAGATGGGCGGTCTGAAAGGTCGCCTGATGCCGACGCTGAAGCTGGATCCCCACGGATCACTGGCTCTGCAGGAATCACGTTACCCCATTACCAAGGCCGGTATTCGAGCATTGGCGGAAGAAATTATTGGTTTTCGTAAGAAAGACCTCGCCGAGAATCTGAATACCGAATGTGTGATGCTCAGTAATCAGAAATTCGATGGTAAAGACTGCTACTGCTTCATCGCTCACTTTGCGAATGCAAAAGAATCACCGACCTATCGGAAATCAGTGATTTATATTGATCAGGAATCCTGTCTGCCGGTGTTCGTACGCGGCTTTGGCTGGCCACGGGAAGAAATGGCTTCTGCCTCTCCCGAAGAACTGGATGAACAGACTCTGATTGAATCCTATTCATTCACTGATATCAATCTGAAATCAGAGCTGGCAACAGCTGATTTCAGCGAATCCAACTCTGATTATCGTTTCCGCCGCTAAGCGGAACGTTTCTAATAGATGAGTCGAGCATAATCGCCTGTCTTGAGCTCTTGTCAGAGCTTGAGATGGGCGATTGCTTCTTCCGGGGGCATGATATAGCTGAGATAGAAGGGCCCGAACTCAGCGTACTTGGCAGAGGCTTTATCGAACCGCATCGTGTATACGATTTCTTTAATCGGTTCTGGTGCCCTGCCCCACAGCGTGACACCCCATTCCCAGTCGTCAAAGCCGGTTGATGCTGTAATCACCTGAACGACCCGCCCCGCGAACTTCATGCCGCTCAGACCGTGTTCTGCCATCATGTGATAACGGCTGCTGAAGGGCTCCATGTACCAGTTCGCACCGGGAACCCGTGATTTATTCATCGGGTAGAAAGTGCAGACGGGGAAGTCAGGAAATTCGGGGTACACCCGCTGTTGATTCATCGCTGGCAGACGTCCTTCGTAAGCCTTGAGCTTCGCCTGGAATGCCGGGCTGTCAGGATCAGTTCCCTCCTGCTTGAGTTTGTCCGCATACTGTTCCAGTGTGGGAACGTATTCGGAGATCTCCGTGAGCGACACAAAAGAATAGGTGGGAATGAGCGCGGGACCCACCCCACAGGATCGAATGGCATGTTTAATGCCATCGATCTTGATCGGATCCGGATCCATGATCAATACCTGCAGATCGGCTTTATGGCCGGTAACGACAGACGTTTGAATCCGTACAGGAGCGTTTTCCTGATCGGGGTCCAGGATGGCTGCCAGTTCCCGACGACCGCTGTCGCGAGTGGACTGATCAATCTGGTTTAGGATTCCCTGATCGACACGGTAATACAGATGCAGGCAGTGCCAGCCTTCCGTCATGTTTGCTGTCGGATCAGGAAGTGGAGCAGATGTATGGGGAGGACGATTCACGTCGAAAAACCTTTAAGCTTGGAAACTCTATTTCTGTCTCATTATTGTAGACTGCCGGAAACCTACTTTTTCGTCTCAGGCAGGTTCAATCGATTATAACGGCGCGCACGCTCTGAGCAAACGCTGAGCGCGTCTGGTGATTGCCTGTATCCAGAAATCGTGGCTTTTATTTTTCGATTTGCAGCTGTTTTTCCTGCCAGCCCATCTGTTTGCCGACCTCGGTTGCATATTTCCAGTCCTCTGGATCAACCTGGTTGAGTTTGACCGGAGTGCGACTGGCGGCCATGCTCAGAGCCTGTGGCAGGTCCAGGAATCGCAGAATGTTCAGGAGCGCAGGCCCCTGCTGGTGCGATGCCGGCATACCGGACAGTTCCAGCTGACCGATTCCTTGTTCGAACAGTGACGCATACAGACTTAGGGCGGCGGCTTCTCCGCTGGCCTTTAGTGACAGATTTGCCTTTTTGAATTCCGGCTGTGCCTTCAGTTGCTGAATCGCCTGGCGGATATCCCAGATCTGCATCCCTTCGAGTGACTGCCCCAGCAGATAGAAACGGCGGCGGATCTGAACCTGTTTACGTGGATCCTGATTCCACTGATCCAGTCCCACGCCTCGTGGAGTGAAGTAAACCAGGGCCGTCTGTTCCTGCTGCACACGCTGCTGCATCTCTTTATAAAGTGAAGAAGCTTTCTCGGGTGACTGCTGTGCGTCCTCTTTTGTAGAAAAGAGGGGAGCCAGTGCAGCCTGAAATTGATCCCACTCTGCCTGATTTAAGACATTCAGAGTCACTTCAGAGACGGTTTTCGAATGGTCCGGCAGAACGATAAACAGTTTCAGGGGGACATGTTTCTGACTCTCAAACGAAATTGTTTTCAGAGTAAGCCCATCACGATGACTGGTTTCCACCTTGACGTTCGGATTAACCTTTTCAGGCCAGGCGCGGAAGGTTTTTTTGAGCAACAGGTTTTTCCATTTTTCCGTCATCTGATGCCATTCTGCCGAGTCCTGTGGAATTTCTGGTTTGGCTGTAGCGACGAACGATTCCTGGATTTTCGCATTTTTCTGATCTGCGGGCAGTTTCTTGAAGACACGTAATTCTTCAGGGCTGTGAAACTTCGTGGCAGCCATCTCAATCAAGGAGTCATCCCCTTTCAGATAATGGTTGAACCAGCGAAACGCATGAATTCGCAGTTCCTGGGTATCCTTATGGGGGCCTTCTGTGATCTGCAGTCCCAGATGCTCCGGGACACCGTACAGTTCATAAATCTTCATGGTAGAGTTATAGACGTCGACCACGCCATCCAGGGGGAAGATACTGTCTTTGTCGGTGTTGGAAATCAACAGGGGCCGGGGAGCCACCAGGGCGGCGACCTGGGCGTAGTCCCACTGGTAAGTATTGACCATGAACATGCAGTCGCAGTGTCCTTCGACTGCCCCGTCAATGACATAATTCTTTAGATTCGTAATACCTGCCACTGGAACAGCTGCTTTGATGCGCTCGTCCAGAGCTGCGATCCACCAGCTGTAAGCGCCCCCGCCAGAACGTCCGGTGACCCCGAGCTTCTCTCCATCAACTTCGGGACGTGATTGCAGATAGTCCAGTGCGCGAATACAGTTCCAGGCTTCTACTCCAGCGGGCGTGTATCCCCGGGAGAGCCACCACCACATGCCTTCCCTGTAGGTACCATGGTGCAGACCTTCGATTTCCCCCAGTTGTAGAGTGTCGATTGTCAGGCAGACATAGCCGTTGCGAGCAAACCATTCGCCGTGGTGCTGGTAATGCACTTTATTGCCGTAGCTGATGCCATTCTTTTTGACGCCCCCGTGCCCACATACATACAGAATCGCGGGAACCTTACCTTCCTGTTTGAGAGGTCGATAGAGATTGCCGGTAACGTACAACCCAGGACGCGACTGAAACGTGATGTTTTCAACGATGAATCCGTCGCTCTCGATCTTACCTGTGATTTCTGGTTTCAGATCTGTTTTGGGGGGAAGCGGCGAAAGTCCCAGCATTTCGAACAGCTGCTCTCGATATTGCTTTCGCTTCTGTTCCCAGGTCTTGAGGTCTTTAATGTCAGCCAGACTGCGATCAGCGAGACGCACTGCATGAAGCTTGAAGTAATCGCTCAGGTTTTGATCTGCCTGGGAGGGACCGAGCACTTTGCGGCGGTCCTGTACTTTGTCTGCTGCCAGCGTCATGGTGGATTGCAGGAAGAGTCCGGCCAGGGTCAAAACGAGCCAAGTTCGTCGGAAGGATGTGTGAGCCATGGTTAATCCTGTCGATGGTTGAGGGCGGGATTGGAGGGAGTCAGGGTTCGTTAATAATGCTTATTATTGTATCAGCGTTCAGACGCTTTGTCAGTCTTGGGCGTCTGATTCTCTGTTATCACAGATATTTCAGGTTTTGTCTGAATAAAAACAGGTCAGCAGCACTCTTTCATGCAGAAACATCCATGGGGCAGCGAACCCCTTGTGGGGCCTGATGGTCTTCCTGTTAGAGATTCTTCAGCAAACTGGTTTCCGGGCTGAAGAACGCGTTGTTGACCTTCCTGGAAACCAGACTGATGGAATACTCTGATGTCAAAACAGACAAACAATCTGCAAGCAGTGCTGAATAAATGGCTCGAGCGAGATCTGACGAAAGAAGCAGACACGGGGAAACTCTCTCCAGTGTTTCTGATGGATGACCTGGTTTGTGATGTGACCGATATCATCAATGCAGACCGCTTCCCTATTTTGTATGGCGGGAGTGGTGTGGGAAAATCCTCGGTCATCCACAAGCTGGTAGCACTTTCAGGAGCTGGACAGGGACCGGAAGCATTGCAGGGAACGCGGATTCTCAAACTCTCGTTTCGACGAGCCCTGGCCAGTCTCAAAAAAGAAGATCAGCTGCGCGGTGAATTTCAGAAACTGCTCGATCTGTTACTGGAAACAGATGAGAATATCGTTCCGTTTTTCTCTGACATGGAGATCCTGAACGACTATTATCTGCAGCCGTTGTTACAGTCTTACGCCTATCAGACTCAGCGTCCCCTGCTGGCCGAAGGAGATCGGACCAGCGTGGAGGCGATGTTTGAAAACTATCCGGATCTGGAAAGCCATTTTGTCGCTCTGAAAGTTGATGAGCCGGACTTGTCAACGGCCCGACAGATTGTAAGCCACTGGTCCGAATATCAGCAGCAGACGGATCGAGTTCGGATTACGGAGACCGCGCAGGAAGAAGCGTTGCTGTTATCGCACCGTTTTCTCTCCCGACTGAATATGCCTCGTAAGGTGCTGGACCTGTTGAATCAGGTCAAGGTAGTGCGGAAAAAAGCTCGTAAAGTTAATGGACGGGATGTCATTGATCGATTTCACCAGGTACACAAGGTTCCGTTGTCCCTGATTGATCCCGCAATCAAGCTCGAACTGCAACAGGTACGAGCACACTTTGCTGAGACTGTCCTGGGGCAGGATCAGGCTGTGGATGCGGTCGTGCGGATGATTGGTACGATTAAGGCGGGTTTGAGTGATATACGTCGTCCACTGGGAGCGTTCCTGTTCGCGGGACCGACGGGAGTGGGTAAAACGCATATCGCACAGAAACTGTCTGAATATCTGCTGGGACGGCCGGACAGCATGGTTCGATTGAATATGGCAGATTTCCAGACGGAAGTATCTGCCTTGACTTTGTTCGGTGATCCGGAGGCCTATGCGTTATCCAAACGCCAGGGACTACTGACCCAGCGTCTGCAGGGGCAGTCATTCACGGTGCTGTTACTGGATGAATTTGAGAAGTGTGCACCGCCTGTTCTGGACCGCTTTATGCAGTTAATCGATGAAGGCTGTTTCATTAATGGAACGGGCGAGACG
It encodes the following:
- a CDS encoding DUF1571 domain-containing protein translates to MMRMLKHRSKQQLPNMVASAILSAAIGVLYFSYDPSPADADPNDMAVVAARPVPVPVIAYKPTELSESNQDIKQDGQAQTQQQPGTLTGRMALLMNQLLLEKGCRLLDSVSNYTTTFSKQEYIGGALSENQVINLKCRHKPFSVYMKWVVGDKGQELLYVDGENDQKMLVKMGGLKGRLMPTLKLDPHGSLALQESRYPITKAGIRALAEEIIGFRKKDLAENLNTECVMLSNQKFDGKDCYCFIAHFANAKESPTYRKSVIYIDQESCLPVFVRGFGWPREEMASASPEELDEQTLIESYSFTDINLKSELATADFSESNSDYRFRR
- the hemQ gene encoding hydrogen peroxide-dependent heme synthase, with the protein product MNRPPHTSAPLPDPTANMTEGWHCLHLYYRVDQGILNQIDQSTRDSGRRELAAILDPDQENAPVRIQTSVVTGHKADLQVLIMDPDPIKIDGIKHAIRSCGVGPALIPTYSFVSLTEISEYVPTLEQYADKLKQEGTDPDSPAFQAKLKAYEGRLPAMNQQRVYPEFPDFPVCTFYPMNKSRVPGANWYMEPFSSRYHMMAEHGLSGMKFAGRVVQVITASTGFDDWEWGVTLWGRAPEPIKEIVYTMRFDKASAKYAEFGPFYLSYIMPPEEAIAHLKL
- a CDS encoding alpha/beta hydrolase family protein; amino-acid sequence: MAHTSFRRTWLVLTLAGLFLQSTMTLAADKVQDRRKVLGPSQADQNLSDYFKLHAVRLADRSLADIKDLKTWEQKRKQYREQLFEMLGLSPLPPKTDLKPEITGKIESDGFIVENITFQSRPGLYVTGNLYRPLKQEGKVPAILYVCGHGGVKKNGISYGNKVHYQHHGEWFARNGYVCLTIDTLQLGEIEGLHHGTYREGMWWWLSRGYTPAGVEAWNCIRALDYLQSRPEVDGEKLGVTGRSGGGAYSWWIAALDERIKAAVPVAGITNLKNYVIDGAVEGHCDCMFMVNTYQWDYAQVAALVAPRPLLISNTDKDSIFPLDGVVDVYNSTMKIYELYGVPEHLGLQITEGPHKDTQELRIHAFRWFNHYLKGDDSLIEMAATKFHSPEELRVFKKLPADQKNAKIQESFVATAKPEIPQDSAEWHQMTEKWKNLLLKKTFRAWPEKVNPNVKVETSHRDGLTLKTISFESQKHVPLKLFIVLPDHSKTVSEVTLNVLNQAEWDQFQAALAPLFSTKEDAQQSPEKASSLYKEMQQRVQQEQTALVYFTPRGVGLDQWNQDPRKQVQIRRRFYLLGQSLEGMQIWDIRQAIQQLKAQPEFKKANLSLKASGEAAALSLYASLFEQGIGQLELSGMPASHQQGPALLNILRFLDLPQALSMAASRTPVKLNQVDPEDWKYATEVGKQMGWQEKQLQIEK
- a CDS encoding AAA family ATPase → MSKQTNNLQAVLNKWLERDLTKEADTGKLSPVFLMDDLVCDVTDIINADRFPILYGGSGVGKSSVIHKLVALSGAGQGPEALQGTRILKLSFRRALASLKKEDQLRGEFQKLLDLLLETDENIVPFFSDMEILNDYYLQPLLQSYAYQTQRPLLAEGDRTSVEAMFENYPDLESHFVALKVDEPDLSTARQIVSHWSEYQQQTDRVRITETAQEEALLLSHRFLSRLNMPRKVLDLLNQVKVVRKKARKVNGRDVIDRFHQVHKVPLSLIDPAIKLELQQVRAHFAETVLGQDQAVDAVVRMIGTIKAGLSDIRRPLGAFLFAGPTGVGKTHIAQKLSEYLLGRPDSMVRLNMADFQTEVSALTLFGDPEAYALSKRQGLLTQRLQGQSFTVLLLDEFEKCAPPVLDRFMQLIDEGCFINGTGETVSCRSTVIIATTNAGAELYRKSLIGFADGVSSQLEMEQAMQRRLMEHFRFEFLNRFDEIVYFHALNAGHIRAIAACELGLLQNRIGLKRHRISIQPDRSILDWLALKGYDPYFGARFLRRTIERYVTPVIADVINSQSLEKGTTLELSFEGQQVVVRFARKQSDDSNREQTATFAGKPVAEKSLPGRKKERSTTAV